One window of uncultured Methanoregula sp. genomic DNA carries:
- a CDS encoding DUF432 domain-containing protein: protein MFGLHPGDFSFTEKDLTITIDRSGPSPRYERECTGNRIRKILAISPEAAIIISPVEPVNLPVEIAHHLEIVFPRIVMQPGESMAVNLKFPVEIGVFLQAGMDTSVFDIFSLNPSKYSLYGKPVTGLITRYYESDIYSEPPETDPHHEGVMTLTIANHYTGAVEVSRAVFECHAMKLFYGSHVGMNARMEISSSAIAVTSFEETAPAGCPTRGIDLYSSRKLPIIPERGFYMDSGVV from the coding sequence GTGTTTGGACTCCATCCCGGGGATTTTTCCTTTACCGAAAAAGACCTGACCATAACCATTGACCGATCCGGCCCGTCTCCCCGGTACGAGCGCGAGTGTACCGGCAACCGGATCCGGAAGATCCTCGCTATCAGTCCTGAAGCAGCGATAATCATCAGCCCGGTCGAGCCGGTCAATCTCCCGGTCGAGATTGCCCATCACCTGGAGATCGTATTTCCCCGGATAGTCATGCAGCCCGGGGAATCCATGGCGGTCAACCTCAAGTTCCCGGTGGAAATCGGGGTATTTCTCCAGGCCGGCATGGACACTTCGGTTTTCGATATCTTCTCGCTCAACCCGTCGAAATATTCCCTGTACGGCAAACCGGTAACCGGGCTCATCACGAGATATTACGAGAGCGATATCTACAGCGAACCTCCTGAAACCGACCCGCACCATGAGGGTGTGATGACCCTGACCATCGCGAACCATTACACCGGAGCAGTCGAAGTATCCCGGGCCGTCTTCGAATGCCATGCCATGAAACTCTTCTACGGGTCTCACGTAGGCATGAACGCCAGGATGGAGATCTCGTCGTCCGCCATCGCCGTTACTTCATTCGAGGAGACAGCACCGGCGGGGTGCCCGACGCGGGGCATCGATCTCTATTCGAGCCGGAAACTGCCGATCATCCCGGAGCGGGGGTTCTACATGGATTCGGGGGTAGTATGA
- a CDS encoding NAD(P)/FAD-dependent oxidoreductase translates to MTYDVVIAGAGPAGSAAAEECARLGLSTLCIEEHGTIGYPVQCAGLLSNAAFDECRVSGQSVMNRVSGARLFTGTGKNILIDAKKTMACVVDRGALDREMAGHAADRGVEFRLKTSVCGVQGNTVLTRGAYGHETIPFRILIAADGPRSSIARYLGMERARLFLAGIQADVPRDSDSRYVELYPDAAPDFFGWAIPVTPGITRIGMCTQARVPERFEQFRKKFGDNNLHLVTGTLPLGIMPRTFGHRTLFVGDAAGFAKPTSGGGIYTGVRSARHAAAVAAEACTCDRYDDSVLAGYERRWQADFGSELDLGFRLLSMRQRMTSADVDCIIAALDDPDIIRTIEEYGDMDRPGTVVKKLLLKPGMFRLLGPLLATGIRAFL, encoded by the coding sequence ATGACGTACGATGTGGTGATTGCCGGTGCAGGGCCGGCTGGCAGTGCGGCTGCGGAAGAGTGCGCCCGTCTCGGGCTCTCCACGCTCTGCATAGAAGAGCATGGCACTATCGGCTATCCCGTCCAGTGCGCCGGCCTCCTCTCGAACGCTGCGTTTGATGAATGCCGCGTATCAGGACAATCCGTCATGAACCGGGTTTCGGGTGCCCGCCTCTTCACCGGCACGGGTAAAAACATCCTGATCGATGCGAAGAAAACCATGGCCTGCGTTGTTGACCGGGGTGCCCTCGACCGCGAGATGGCCGGGCATGCAGCCGATCGCGGGGTGGAGTTCCGGCTCAAAACGAGCGTCTGCGGGGTCCAGGGAAACACCGTTCTCACCCGGGGAGCGTACGGACACGAGACGATCCCGTTCCGTATCCTGATTGCGGCGGATGGCCCCCGGAGCAGCATTGCCCGGTATCTCGGGATGGAACGCGCCCGGCTTTTCCTTGCCGGGATCCAGGCAGACGTTCCCCGCGATTCAGATTCCCGCTACGTGGAGCTCTATCCCGATGCGGCCCCGGATTTCTTTGGCTGGGCAATCCCGGTTACGCCTGGCATCACCCGGATCGGTATGTGCACGCAGGCCCGGGTACCGGAACGGTTTGAACAATTCAGGAAAAAATTCGGTGACAACAACCTGCATCTCGTGACCGGCACCCTTCCTCTCGGCATTATGCCACGGACCTTCGGGCATCGCACGCTCTTTGTCGGGGACGCTGCAGGGTTTGCAAAACCCACCTCGGGCGGCGGGATCTATACCGGTGTCCGGTCGGCGCGCCATGCTGCTGCCGTTGCTGCCGAGGCGTGCACGTGCGACCGGTATGACGATTCGGTTCTTGCAGGGTACGAGCGCCGCTGGCAGGCTGATTTCGGGAGCGAGCTTGATCTTGGCTTCCGGCTTCTCAGCATGCGGCAGCGCATGACCAGCGCAGATGTCGATTGCATCATTGCAGCGCTCGACGATCCGGATATCATCCGCACTATCGAAGAGTACGGGGACATGGACCGGCCCGGGACGGTTGTAAAAAAACTCCTTCTCAAACCGGGAATGTTCCGGCTTCTCGGACCCCTGCTCGCCACGGGGATCCGGGCGTTCTTATAA